The proteins below come from a single Portunus trituberculatus isolate SZX2019 chromosome 4, ASM1759143v1, whole genome shotgun sequence genomic window:
- the LOC123512642 gene encoding amino acid transporter AVT1B-like isoform X2, with translation MMPMFCCSVAFIGTRLGKSWVILEERWPETYKGAVRQPYMDISERSLGKVGRSITLWSVVLNLFGTTNVHLILISEMLAAVVQTEAGACFTKCHALIVVGACLIPITWLGSPKDFWQASILAVVSTAAAVVVILVQIFLEEDLPTPTYPNPTLVSFARGFGSILFSFGGAAVFPTIQNDMSDRSQFWKSVIIGFTGILSLYLPVALVGYIKLGDAVESNVIMSVTMTPIVIVAIAMEIVNLMCTFLISSNTVYQSIEELINVPKRFGPRRCIVRAVIVILQILIGLAVPNFGKILNLIGGSLITLCTFVLPPVMYMRLVGDRSNKNWKKRTLPAWERAFLIEIIIVGVIGGVLATIIAVYDVVTASFDGNCFIDFSNCPLLTN, from the exons ATGATGCCAATGTTTTGCTGCAGTGTGGCCTTCATAGGAACAAGACTAGGGAAGAGCTGGGTGATCCTGGAGGAGAGGTGGCCAGAGACGTACAAGGGAGCAGTCAGACAACCTTACATGGATATTTCGGAGAGGTCATTAGGCAAGGTTGGGAG GAGCATAACACTGTGGTCCGTGGTGCTGAATCTCTTCGGAACTACCAACGTGCACCTCATTCTTATATCAGAGATGCTGGCGGCCGTGGTGCAGACAGAGGCCGGGGCTTGTTTCACCAAATGCCACGCCCTTATTGTTGTGGGAGCTTGTCTTATTCCCATTACCTGGCTGGGCTCTCCTAAAGActtctg GCAAGCTTCTATTTTGGCGGTGGTGTCAACTGcagcggctgtggtggtgatactggtgCAGATATTTCTCGAGGAAGACTTACCCACGCCAACCTACCCAAACCCTACCCTTGTGTCCTTCGCTCGTGGCTTCGGATCCATCTTGTTTTCATTTGGTGGCGCTGCTGTGTTTCCGACCATTCAGAACGACATGTCAGATCGCTCGCAGTTCTGGAAGAGTGTTATCATCGGCTTtactg GTAtcctctctctgtaccttcccGTGGCTCTGGTGGGGTACATCAAGCTCGGAGACGCTGTGGAGAGCAACGTTATAATGAGCGTTACAATGACTCCGATCGTGATTGTAGCGATAGCCATGGAAATAGTGAATCTAATGTGTACCTTCCTCATAAGCTCCAACACCGTGTACCAGTCCATTGAGGAGCTTATCAATGTGCCCAaac GTTTCGGGCCACGTCGCTGCATTGTTCGAGCTGTTATAGTTATCCTTCAAATACTCATTGGTCTGGCTGTTCCTAACTTTGGCAAGATTCTTAACCTGATTGGCGGGTCCCTCATAACACTGTGTACCTTTGTCCTGCCGCCAGTGATGTACATGAGACTCGTGGGGGACAGGAGTAACAAAAACTGGAAGAAAAG AACTCTACCGGCGTGGGAGAGGGCGTTTCTAATTGAGATCATCATAGTGGGTGTCATTGGCGGCGTCCTGGCCACCATTATCGCTGTGTATGATGTCGTCACAGCCTCCTTCGACGGAAACTGCTTCATCGACTTCAGCAATTGTCCACTCCTTACAAATTAA
- the LOC123512545 gene encoding uncharacterized protein LOC123512545 isoform X2 yields the protein MADDTSPLPPDSSETMEEAPQRKKALSMGMTAFFLIAQMAGAGFLALPRALANTGWLGIFMLPLFCFSVGFVGTRLGKSWVILEERWPKEYKGRVRQPYKLIAERSMGPFGGRVTQILVLVKLFGSSTVHMILISEMVAAVVQEQAEFCLTKCHVILIVGAILIPSPGWARLRTYGRRLYWQWSQQWWLLS from the exons ATGGCGGACGACACATCCCCCTTGCCCCCTGACAg CAGCGAGACCATGGAAGAGGCGCCCCAGAGAAAGAAGGCTCTAAGTATGGGGATGACAGCCTTCTTCCTCATTGCCCAGATGGCGGGGGCTGGCTTCCTCGCCCTGCCCAGAGCACTTGCCaacacag GTTGGCTTGGGATCTTCATGCTTCCCCTGTTCTGCTTCAGTGTCGGGTTTGTGGGCACGCGTCTAGGCAAGAGCTGGGTCATTTTGGAGGAGCGATGGCCGAAGGAATACAAAGGCCGTGTCAGACAGCCATACAAACTCATCGCCGAAAGATCAATGGGTCCTTTTGGAGG GAGAGTGACGCAGATATTGGTGCTGGTGAAGCTGTTCGGGTCTTCCACTGTGCACATGATCCTGATATCGGAGATGGTGGCGGCCGTGGTGCAGGAACAAGCTGAATTCTGCCTCACCAAATGTCACGTGATACTCATTGTTGGGGCTATCCTGATCCCCTCACCTGGCTGGGCTCGCCTAAGGacttatg GCAGGCGTCTATACTGGCAGTGGTCGCAACAGTGGTGGCTATTGTCGTGA
- the LOC123512545 gene encoding amino acid transporter AVT1C-like isoform X1 — MSRDTHCWGYPDPLTWLGSPKDLWQASILAVVATVVAIVVIVVQIFLSEENFDTPTYPNPTVPSFSRGFGSILFAFGGMATFPTIQNDMANRSRFWQSVVIGFSGIITLYMPVALAGYIKIGDAVSSNIILSVDMSNAVLVAIAMQIINLLCTFLLSSNPVYQSLEEVFNVRKGFSPQRCIVRASVVSMQMIIGLAVPNFGKLLNLIGGSLITLCTFVLPPVMYMKLVKDRSDKTWQERSIPLWEKVFLVEAIIVGVVGGVLSTITALYDVIEVSFTSNCFNSFSECSSLSK; from the exons ATGTCACGTGATACTCATTGTTGGGGCTATCCTGATCCCCTCACCTGGCTGGGCTCGCCTAAGGacttatg GCAGGCGTCTATACTGGCAGTGGTCGCAACAGTGGTGGCTATTGTCGTGATAGTGGTGCAAATATTCCTCAGCGAAGAGAATTTTGACACACCAACGTACCCTAACCCCAcagtcccttccttctctcgggGTTTTGGCTCCATCCTCTTCGCTTTTGGAGGCATGGCAACTTTCCCGACCATCCAGAATGACATGGCTAACAGATCCCGATTTTGGCAGAGTGTTGTTATTGGTTTTAGTG GCATCATCACCCTGTACATGCCTGTGGCCCTGGCTGGCTACATCAAGATTGGAGACGCAGTGAGCAGCAACATCATCCTCAGCGTGGATATGTCTAATGCAGTTTTGGTCGCTATCGCCATGCAGATCATAAACTTGCTCTGCACCTTCCTTCTCAGTTCAAACCCCGTGTATCAGTCTTTGGAGGAAGTGTTTAatgtgaggaaag GCTTCAGTCCCCAACGCTGCATAGTAAGAGCGAGTGTCGTGTCCATGCAAATGATCATTGGTTTGGCTGTTCCTAACTTCGGCAAGCTTCTCAACCTGATTGGCGGGTCCCTCATAACACTGTGTACCTTCGTGCTCCCTCCAGTGATGTACATGAAGTTAGTGAAGGACAGGAGTGACAAGACATGGCAggaaag GAGCATACCGCTTTGGGAGAAGGTGTTCCTGGTGGAGGCAATCATcgtgggcgtggtgggcgggGTGCTGTCAACTATCACGGCCTTGTATGATGTGATTGAGGTGTCCTTTACGTCAAACTGTTTCAATAGTTTTAGTGAGTGTTCAAGTTTGTCCAAGTGA